From a single Spongiibacter taiwanensis genomic region:
- the xseA gene encoding exodeoxyribonuclease VII large subunit, which produces MDTPTPQDTLSVTQLNRLAKQLLEDCFAQVKVSGELSTLSRPSSGHWYFTLKDDRAQIRCAFFRGRNMRVRFQPEVDQQVTVTGKVSLYEGRGDYQLIVDEMQPAGAGALAAAFERLKEELREAGWFDAALKQPLPETINHIAVVTSPTGAAIHDILSVLARRWPAMRVSVLPVLVQGDQAAAQIANALATANRWRDAGHQDFDVILLSRGGGSLEDLWPFNERRVAEAIRASSLPVVSAVGHEVDFSISDFVADVRAATPSAAAELLSPDQHTLLSRLKLLHGRLVAGQTRRLDLMRQRCRELFGRLKDPRSQLREQSQRLDDLEMRLTSQWQQGQRRRFQQLHGLEKQLHLLSPTRQLGQRHRELSALNGRLQTAWQQRHKAASTHLQHLEQQLKSLGPQQTLNRGYAIVLDERGQAIRDSESLTEGQQLEGRFARGRAQLAVTKKQAQ; this is translated from the coding sequence ATGGACACCCCGACTCCCCAAGACACCCTATCCGTCACCCAGCTGAACCGGCTGGCCAAGCAGTTGCTGGAAGATTGCTTCGCTCAGGTCAAGGTCAGCGGCGAGCTATCCACCTTGTCGCGACCCAGCTCCGGGCATTGGTATTTCACCCTCAAAGATGATCGCGCCCAAATTCGCTGCGCCTTCTTCCGAGGCCGCAATATGCGGGTTCGCTTTCAGCCCGAAGTGGATCAGCAGGTCACGGTGACTGGCAAAGTCAGTCTCTATGAGGGCCGCGGCGACTATCAGTTGATTGTGGACGAAATGCAGCCCGCCGGCGCCGGTGCCCTGGCCGCCGCCTTTGAACGACTGAAAGAGGAGTTGCGCGAGGCCGGCTGGTTTGACGCCGCACTGAAACAGCCCTTGCCAGAAACCATCAATCACATCGCGGTAGTGACCTCACCCACCGGCGCGGCCATTCACGATATTTTGTCTGTACTTGCCCGGCGCTGGCCCGCAATGCGGGTGTCCGTGCTGCCGGTGCTGGTTCAGGGCGATCAGGCGGCGGCGCAAATTGCCAACGCCCTCGCCACCGCCAACCGCTGGCGAGATGCCGGCCACCAGGATTTCGACGTCATTCTGCTCAGCCGGGGCGGCGGCTCGCTGGAGGATTTATGGCCATTCAATGAACGGAGAGTGGCCGAGGCGATTCGTGCCTCCAGTCTGCCGGTGGTGAGCGCAGTGGGCCACGAAGTCGACTTTAGCATTAGCGATTTTGTCGCCGATGTTCGCGCCGCCACCCCCTCGGCCGCCGCCGAGCTGCTCAGCCCCGACCAGCACACCCTGCTCTCTCGACTGAAACTGTTACACGGGCGCTTGGTCGCCGGACAAACCCGCCGCCTGGACCTGATGCGCCAACGCTGCCGAGAACTGTTTGGTCGTTTAAAGGACCCACGCAGCCAACTTCGCGAGCAAAGCCAGCGCCTCGACGATTTGGAAATGCGCCTCACCAGCCAATGGCAGCAGGGGCAGCGCCGCCGATTTCAGCAATTGCACGGTCTGGAAAAGCAATTGCATTTGCTCAGCCCGACCCGTCAACTCGGCCAGCGGCACAGGGAGCTGAGCGCGCTCAACGGCCGGCTGCAGACCGCCTGGCAACAGCGCCACAAGGCGGCCAGCACCCATCTACAGCATTTGGAGCAACAGCTAAAATCCCTCGGCCCCCAGCAAACCCTCAACCGGGGATACGCCATTGTGCTGGATGAGCGTGGCCAAGCGATTCGGGATAGCGAATCCCTTACCGAGGGTCAACAACTTGAGGGGCGCTTTGCCCGGGGCCGGGCGCAGCTGGCAGTGACAAAAAAACAAGCTCAATAA